DNA sequence from the Osmia lignaria lignaria isolate PbOS001 chromosome 2, iyOsmLign1, whole genome shotgun sequence genome:
cCTACTACTGGGTGGCAATCAAATCATCCATGGAGCAGAAATAcacaaaaaaatagaaaaggataTTACCCACGAGGAGAGTGCCAACAATTTCCTTTTCCTCATGCTGCAAATCAGTCTCAAAATCTGTGGTCACATTATCAGAATTGGCCACAAAATGTACATTCAGAGAATAACGAACAGTATGGATATGGAACATCTTCGATGCAATCAATGCAATATGTGAATAGCATGAATCAAAACTTTTATAGTTCGCATAATTATTATAACGAAGACGATACAACGGCACCTTTAAATCCTAGAATACCTTTTAATGTACCTCCAAGAATTTCTCCAGGATATTTATCATTTCAAAATCGTCCAAATTCATCTTCAAATGtaagatttcaaaattcaaatatgCCTTGGCAGTCTCAGATTCCTATGAGAATGAGAATGCCATGGGTACCTttaccaccaccaccgccaccacctccTCCACCAACAACAACACAAGATATgaattaaatattcatattgttacaatttattttgtaaaagtacgtatataaaaataattttgtactttTATTTATCTTGTACTATATAgataaatgtacaaatattattcaatgaataaaatacaaataattatatgtataaattattaaatcattcgATTTactgattaatatttttttatggtGAATTTACTTTCATAAAGTTTACATATTTTAATACTGCCACATATTGtctaacaaatttattttaaactatgtttaaaataagaaaatatcgtCAATTCTATAAAAGTACGTTTTTATGCATTAATATCAACAAATACGAATATGTTATTctgtaaaaaatttgttatttttataagcCTTATTTTGTGGCTGCTCCAGTTGTTGTTCAGCAATTGTAATATCATTTTCTATTGCTTTAATTAATTCCCCTAAAAGAAcaaaatatatcatttaatttttttaaacggtTGTTACGTAATTATATACTTACCAACGGAAGTATAATCTTGTTGGGGTCGTATATAACCCAGGAAAGTTACTTTAATTAGCTTtccataaaaatcattttcaaatttgtgAAGAAAATGTACttcctaaaataataatattttctaatcatttgaaatttttaaatattaaatgttgaataatatataaaatgtatTCAAATTCATACTACtgtcttcttttcatttttatagaatGGGTTCCAACCAATACTTGCAACCATTTTATAAACATTTCCGTCTATAGAAGCCCATCCATAATAAACTCCAGTATTAAAATCATCAGGTAAAGCTTCAACTACTTTATCTTCAATATTTGCTATGAAAAAACATTATGCAAAAAACAAAATTGTGTATTATAGATCGATTTTCCATCTTTTATATGTTCCCGCCAATAGGTATGCGTAGAACAAATACTTGGCGTTTTCGTTAGAAATTGATCACATGCAAGATTCTAGACTACCTTGTAcaatgttaaaataattattgttttctgttaattgataaattgtgtaattcattaattaaaattccgaTTTCAGGCTTTACCTGTTGGTATTCCTAAAGATTTGGAACCTCGGCCGAAACCTTTGACCACCAATCCAGATAAAAAATACGGTAAGTTTTCGGTACacataatatatgtattttacaATTAATGCCGCGTTTAACTTGTTACTATTGTCATACGTTTAATGCTTCATACTATATATATAGTCTTAAGTGTTCTTAACAGAAGATAAAGAATTGGTTAGGTGACGTAGTTTGCATATCAGTTAATGTAAATTTGTTTCATAACTGTATAAGAATTTCCTTTAAAATAACTAATATATAACACAGCATATTCTTCggttttataaaatgaaagttaattgtttgtaatatacctatataaaattttatcctCAGCTCCTCGTTTCATGAACAAATATCGAACATATGGTACGGGTTAtcagtgaatattttttatgtacGTTTCGTTGATAATTGATATCTGAGTTAGTAATAAAAACTTCAGTCCATGcaagaattatatttaattgatgTATTATGAAACGACAGTATGACTTCTcagaaaattatattagtatGTTTTTCacttaaatttaaaaagaaatctaaaatctaaaaataattgttatttaccAATTATACAATACACTGTAAAAACTAaatgattataaaataataatttaggtAATTCATAACTCATAATTTATTACATTCATTAGGAACATTAAGTTCTTACATATTAAACAGTTTTATAAAATGTATGAATATAACACTTttaaataatgcaatattcTTAACGAGGACACATAACATGTCTTCCTCCATCTACAGATAATGTTACACCTGTAACAAAGCTAGCATCATCACTAGCTAAATATGCAATTGCTTTTGCAATCTCAGAAGTATTGCCTGGTCTGCCTAGTGCATGGGTTTGTTTAGAACCCTCAAAGAATGTCTTTAGTTGTTCATCTGTCATACCACTACTTTTATGCAGATTAGTTATTACAACACCTGGATTTACAGCATTTACTCGTACCTATAAATCAAAtagtaaatttgtataaatataaatttgtattaaagataataatttaaaattataatacatacTTGTTTTGGTGCAAGTTCAAGGGCGACACATCTGGTAAATTGATCAACTGCTGCTTTACTCATACAATATGATAAAATACCTGGGAATGCTCTTAGTCCAGCCACACTTGATACATTTACAATATTACCTTTAGTTTTTGTTATATGTGGAACAGCCAACATTGTCATGTGCATCAATGAGCGTACATTCACATTAAATATTCTGCAAAATGTATATTGTTTTCATGTTCCtttcatgaaatttaattttcaaaaataaatttatacctATCATGTTGTTCTAATGAAAGATTTTCTATTGATCCATTTTCTAATACACCAGCATTATTAACTAAAATATCTAATTTACCATAATGTTTGACAACAGATTcaacaatatttttaacatcAGCCTCATTAGTTAGTTCACCAGTTACCATAAATGTTTTGTTAGGTTTACATTTTTCACTAACTGCATTCAAGTTTTGTGCATTACGTCCTGATAATGCTAGTTCTGCTCCAAGTTGAGCAAAATGTATTGCAGTTGCTGCTCCAATTCCAGAACTAGCTCCAGTTATTAGCACAACTTTTCCTGTAAATGCCATCTAAAAAGAACATTAATtggaattagaaattatttgattataaatgttttattataaacaaatcaCAATTTGCAAAATGTCTGTTActctattttttaaaataaaatataagaaatagttAAAGTACCTTTGCGCAAGGTCAACTATCGTATtttcaagaataaaaataaatttaaatatatttgataATCCGAGTTGTTGAGATTTATGTGAGCTTCGACGAAAAAATAATTCCATCCAACAGAATGTCGGGTTTATATTCACTCCGTATCCTTTCTCCTCAAACAGGTTGTAGCAAACAGCGACTATAGATAGTAGAAGATAATCAGAAGACCTGAAATTTgatcctagcgccatctatgCAAAAACGGTCCAAACTATTCAACAACTTACTCCGCAAGTCGATAACTTGCTGGCTTATCGATCGACCATCCTGCAGTCGGTAAATTGCCGAGTAGTTTCTGCCGTTATTACATAGATGGAGGAGTCGAATTTTTGATTGGCACCAAGGGGACAATGAGTATAGTAtctacataaaattattatataaaatacatatttgtaattttgtaatattataaaataaaacataaaatatataaacgCATATATAGTATTTAATGTctataaattgttcaatttcattttttctaacTCAATTATTACAGTATTTAAGTATTCTTCGACTTTCTGTAAGGATGTAGAAATTTTGTCATTGTCCCACTGTTGATCTTTAACTTTTTTTACGACACTTTGAAGAGATAGTTTTGCACTTCCTAATAGTGTTCTCCTTTTCTTATCCTCGCATTTGGAAGCACACTGCAAATACATTTCTGCTAATGTACAACataattgcaatatttttgtAGTTGATTCTTCCTTCTGAAACCATTTAAGATCTGAAACGGCAGCTCGATGCGCTTGTTGCAAATACTGCACCGCTTTTTCATCATCGGTATCTGCATTTTTAAGTGCGGTAAGGTTTCCGTACATTCTCCATACATCTGAATTATTATGTACGAAGGAACTAATTCTTCCAAATAATTCTAAAACTTTGGGAAGCAATCTCTGCGCTGGGTTTCCCTCTgaatcatttatattatttagtaTAGCATTGGTTAGTATATCAAGAATTTGAACGTCTAAATGATGATTTTTGAGGTCCAAAATACGATGATAACATCGAATTAcctacaaaaatattaaaaaattgttaacttTTAATAGAAaaggtttaattattttattcttaaaaGTAATATCTATTCTTACTTCTGAGAAATGTCCTAAATCAATGCTAACGATCATTAAATTATCCCAAATTTGCCAACGATCGTAATTACACTTGATAGCATCTTGAAGAGATTTCCAAGCTTTTGGTTTATCACCAAGTTTTATATAAGCTTTTGCCAAGTTATTCCATGCCTCAAATgtctataattaatttataaaattttttattcttgaatATTTGATATTGAATAAGTGTTTCTAAGGAACCATACACACCGTTTGTTCTAAAGCACAGTAACGTTTATATGCTGTTACTGCTAATTTCCAATCTTCTGTTTCCAAAGCAGCAAAGCCAAGTCTTATCCAAACGTCCTcctgaatattatttaattcaacTGATAATTTTAAATGTGGTATAGCTTCTTTATACTGgaaaataaaacaatagaaTGCACTTATTTAAATGATTAAACAGtagaatttaatatatatacatgattttacaataattatatactaacatttttctttgtaaaatagaaaaatcccCAATGTTTTTGAGCTCGACTACTTCTTTCATTAGACAGCTTCCATGCTATTTCATAAAAACTGGGATCTTGAGTTGTATCACCTAGTAAACACCATAACTTAGGTGTTGGCTTTTTGCATATTTCTTGGCGAATAATTTCTTCTGCCTAGAATTATTAACAAAGTGTGCATTTGTtcattgcatatatatatatatatatatataaatgttttatataaattaaggAAATGTACTTTATGTTTCAATTCCAACAGATTATAACAAGTAACAACTTCTTCCCATAACTCTAGCTTCAAAAACACATCTAAAGCTCCTTTTACTAATCCAAGACTTAACATTAATTGTGCCCACATCTGTTCCAAGTGCCAAATTGGTTTCACTCCACTTGCAAAAAACATATCTATCCTATTTGTAACGGaaacttttgaatttttcaattcgtGTATCAAATACTCCATTTGCATCATCGATCGTTCAATGGCTCTTTTATCAGTGAATTCTAATACACACCGATAATAAAGAGCAGCCATTTTTAAGGACCAATTCTTTGTACTATCTATTACTGCCTATAAAATAATctttttcagtaattaatttaaatataataaagataaacATACTCACGGTTAAATAAGGTTTCAATTCTTCATCTGTTAATTTATCCTTTGGTTGTGATAGTTGCAACTGAGTactattaaaaacaaaatttgtaattaaatacacttattcttattaatgttttaataaaatataaaatatatacttacTATTTAGCTAATATTATTGCTTCTTCAATTGTTCCtaattgtacattttttatattttctgcaAACTTAATATGTTCCAATCTGACATCATCATTTAATTCCAAAGATTTTGGTAAATCTTTACAATCTCTAGAAGGAAACTGATTATCTCCTGTATCTACTTTTAAAAATAGTTGAGCCTTGTCTTCTTGTTGATACTTTGTACGTTTACCCAATACACCTTCTagctttaaatttaatttagctGCTTCTATAGCAAGTTCAAGATATTTTTCTGATTGTTGTATTCTTCTATAATAGAAATAGAACTGTGCAGCCTCAATATAAAACAAGGTTTTACAATAGACATGTTTCAATAATGGCAAATTATTAATCTGAATAATTAACTCTTCTGCCTCCTCATATAGTACAccagaattttcatttaatataaattgatgCAAAAGTTTCACTCTCAACAGCCACCAAATACAGCTTTTATGAGTattttgtaacaatttattAGAGAATATTAtcttagaaaaataaaggagtTCTGGCATTTTAACATTTGCATTGCATTCATCATGCAAAGATAAATCTTTAAGTACATCCTTTCTTTTAACTTTTAACCATTCAATGTCCCCAGTTACTTGAGGGCCTGTCCAATTGCATTGAACAAAGTATAATAATGAAGCTACTCCAATGCTTAGCCATAAATTATGCGTgtcttctttctttatactcTCATTCactattttatcaaaattatcagTATCAGATAATATTGTACACAGTCTTGAAGGTAATTCATCATTAATAACATGTTCATATTGTCCATTTAATATGCTTTTTATGTAGTGTGATATTTCAACAGCTGAAACAGAGAAAGTAAAGTGACttaattaatatacataaatgataaaatataacCTAATTTCATACATAAATGGcatattcttaattttatatttactttcatCTTCAATAACATTTGTTAGTAAAGAAATTGCAATCTCGTCatctgtcattttctttttatttgaaatatccaTAGCTCTTATCTGTCGCTTCAAAACACGTGCACAGACGTCAATATTAGTCCCACACTAAAATAATTCGTGTTAATGGCTGCTTGGAGTGTGGAAACGGGAATACTGACGCCATCTATCGAGAACTTGCGGAAACTAGTCGGCAACATTACCGACCCCGACCTTTCGGAAAGTCGATCGGTAAGTTGTCGAGTAGCTTGAGCCattttcgtatagatggcgctatggtcgaatttttaaaaatttaatctatggcggtctttttaaaataaaagttcgtcaaacaattatttgaataatttatcgatTTTGTGTtgattttgactgatttctaaaaaaatagaatcaaagggagtcaaaattgtgtctttttATTTACCAGTGCGAGGTGTGGTAAAAATGGAACAAGTACAAAGGATTTATTTTGTACTTATCTTTAATATATTtaggagaaaagaaaggaaacaaagTTTAACATACACATCTTATTAACTCAAGAATGATTGCACAAACTAATCGTTTATCCTTATATGTAATTAGAATTATACTATCACATATGCAAATAAAtcaaacatacatatatgtaattaTTCCTTACAACTGATTAAGTACATAATACATagttaaaaatacatataatatgtaTAGTAATAGATATATTACAATTAACAAGCAAATATATGAGATATATATGCTTGTAATACTTAAAAATAATAGGGATAATTTTACTTTTAGTGTAGCTTATTCTTTAATACTGAAAgcttctaaaaaaagaaaacattaaatataatatataattaatcaggtaaatttttcacttttgaataaatatttatcgtaTTCTTAAATAAATTAGTACGCAAGTTGAACAGATGAACAAAACCAATAATATTGGCATAAAACAtactttaaaaatgaaaaccCATTGTCGCACGCGCGCATTTGTAAGCTATAAAAATCTACGTGGAGAAGGACATGCGGCGGCAGCAGCAGGTAGTATAAATATAACTTAAATGTTTAGCTTCATATCAGTCTTCTCCACACAGCTCCAGAGACAATACCCAACTAAAGGTAAATACATATAATTCGAACTCTCTgatgaagaaaaaaatacaACAGATCAAAACCAAGTGgatcaaaaaaattaaaaaaagaccaACAAGAAAATATAgtaaaaattttgattaaattatGGATTTTACTGGAACTGATATGGACACCGACAACAACACTGCGGTAGATACATCGATCGTCATTATGATAAGTTTTCGCTTAATACGTGTATTGGTGTGCCTGTTGttaagtatttttataaatCGTGACATGCATTGTTGCGTCGCCCGAAAATGCATGATgcgtataattattttaagaataAAACATTATATGCTTATCGTATTATACTTATGGTGAGTTACATACTGATATGAAAAAGGTTGTTTTATCAGACTGATAAATATCAGTATGGTAAGGGTGGTACTGTGTTAGGTTCGAATGCTGAGGGTAATGGAAATGTTTCAGCTGATCTTACCATACCCGTTAGCGACTTTCAAAGAACGATGATAAAAATTGATTGTTTAGTTTTTACAATGCGTAGAAactttttagaaatttaaatcgTTCTCATTGTTCTTATCGTTCGATTCCTTTTTTGCAGCTATCAAATTTTCCCATTGCGCGATGAGGGTGCTTCGGCGTCGTGGATTAGGCTAATGAATTATTGAATATACATATCAGTTAAAACATTTTAACGTATGAGAAATACGTATTTGACacgttataaaaataaatatttgtataccTTGTGCTTTCCTTTAGCTTCCTTTTCTACTTCATCCTCATTTAAAGTGTTAGACGAGGTGCCACTTCTTAAAGAGCTCGAACCATCATATATGTCCGAATCATTGTCATTACCAATATCTAATAAATTTGGTTGAGATTTCGCCAGCATCTGCGACCGCATTAATCTAAAAATACGTACACGTACTTTATGATTTTCTGAATAAACGAAGGTACTGTATATAAGCATCACCTCATAATTTACCTCAATGATACATTAGATCCGATAACGcataattgtaagaaaaatgatattgtaaATATAATGTATTAATACTCCTAAAGTACAAAAAAAATCTAAAGACAACGATACACTtatgtttcttttcttcctgtAATGAATACCTCTACGGTATTTAACGCGTTAACAAAACAGATCGGTACCTGAGCTCATTTTCTCGCTCTTTCATTTCATGCAAttctttctgaattttttcttcCACCGGAACGTATCCTTTCCTGACCGGCGGCTTCTTAGGTTCGTCGTCCGGTTCAAATTGAATTTCCAGACTCTTGTTGAAAGCTTTAATACTCAATGGATTCAGTGTGATAGTAGGTGTGGTAGGTGGTGTCAGTGTGTCGTTAACAGTGGATTTCGGTTTGTAAATTTTCCCTCGGGTAGCCAGAAACCTATGAAATTGGCACAAGTAAATATTGGATGCTTCTGATTTGAACGTGCCGAGTAGAATATCGATAGAATTAACGAGTAAATGTATACCTATGCATCAACCCTTTTTGGCTGGGCGCTGTCGCGAAACGTAAAGGTGTCGGTGTTGTGCGACTGGATATCACTCCGTTCGTCATCTTTGGTGTTAAAGGTGGTGTCGATGGAGTTAAACTAACTGCTTCCAGAATTTGCGGGGTGGACGTTGTCCTCTTTAACTTTCCTGAAGTTAAAGCTTGCGGCATTCGTCGTACCTGTAACGCCCGAATTTGTTATCTATTATTTTCAGTTATTTTAAATAGAGCGTGCGAGAAAGCGTAACGCGTACTAAATAAAACAACCTTTGTAACTTACGGTAGACTCTTCGCGAGCATAGATAGGAAAACTgcatttttaatcattattatcGGCGACAATAGCCGCGTCATGTACGAAAAAGACAGTTCTACGGTAAACGGCATTACATACACTTTAACGTATCAGCAGATAAGATACGTCCATCAAAATCCAACAGTGTTACGAAAATAAATGTACGCATTTATGTATTGCAATTTCACTGCGATtataaacataataataaaatagattcGTTGTATTGCTAAAGCAATAACAAAATTTACTATAGTTTAACAACAGATTCGTTTTCTGTCCTTTGCTTTCAAActatattaaagaaatatttaaaaagaagaacTCTGCGTGAGATATCGCGATACTCGTtaggagaagaaatattttaaagacgaAAGATGAAAATTATTCCGGTCACGCGGCTAACAAGATTGAAATACTGTACGGATCGTGAATCATTAAATCGGTAACCGAGCGTATATAATCGTCCTTGTCGTTCACGGACATCTCCTATACGATGATCTGATGCATTTCGTCCCTATAAGGATACCATCAGCCGTatactttttctctctttcattcAACGACCTTGAGCAAGAATATACGTATGTACAGTATCGTGAAACTAAGGCTTTTCTTAGTTAAGGGAAGTGTAGGGGAAGGAAGAATCCATCACTCGCCTTATTTGTCCATATTCTTTATCTGTAAAGATAGGAGGTTCTATGTTAATGACGGCAAGTGGTGGGAAGCTCCTTCCTCTATACTTACTCATAATCGAGGTTTACGTTCAGGGGAAATGTAGGCTTCTCGTAGTTAACGGAGAAGGTATCAGGAGGACTCTGGAAGAACTTAAAAGAACCTTAGCAAATACAGGATTCTCCCAAGATCAAAAGCATATGATGGGAGGCTTTTCCCATCCCTTAACCAAGAGAAGCCCGCGTTGCACCTGAGTGTACGTCGCGGCGTACCTTGGAATCAACCGTCTCGTGGGATGTGGTTTTAATGCTGCCCACGTTCCTCAGCTCGTGCTCCCTCTCCGTGACCTCTTCGATCTCTTTCTGTATTCTGTCAGTCGCCTTCTTCAGCTGCTCCAACCTATGCTCCGCCTGCGTATGCAACCAAATGGAATTCGATTAACCAGAAGAAATCCACATTTTCAGCCTGGATCCCTAGTTACGCTAATAACAGTGATTACATCATATTCCTATGAAAAATTACCTTGCATCTTAGCAGATGCAAGGGTTCGTTCAACCGCACGTCGGATGATTGCGATTCGTGATGATCCTCGTAATTACAGAAGTCAGTGTTTCAAGTCGGATTAACGGCTACGCAATCTGACCCTCTGGACCTTCATTCTAATTTCAACGTGAACCGTGCGACCGGGTCTAAACGTCGCTTTCCGTACACCTTCGCGGTCGAGGGATTTTCAATGCGGTACTAGAGGGTCCCTGGATCCTTGGCGAGACTTGTCCGTAGGGAGAGatacagagagaaaaaaaaaatagaaaccaCGAGACGAATCAAATTCCAGGCTACCTTTGCGTCCCGCTAACGGGAAGCAAATTCCAGAAAACTAGCCGAACAAAACCGCCGTGCGATTAAACCTGTCACGGCGTTCGTGTTCACCGATTGCGATCCATCAAAACTTTTATCGCAACCAGGATAATTAGATTTTTTGATCGATAACGAACGTCTATCATAAACGTGGCTTGTTTACATGATTTAAGATTATTCTTTAAGGGATCCATCTTAATTAATAATGGATATTTGAAAATCTTTGCATTATACAAGAAATCCAATGCATTGGCTAAGAACTATCTTAATTATTACTTCACTTTTCGGAAGAATAAATAAGATGCACACCTTCTATTGTATGTTTGTTGTTGACCGTTTAAAACGAGAACCGAATGAGAAATTGTTTTTCCAACTTACCGAACGGGTAACACGAATCCGTGTCTTGTCGGACTTTGTTTCAACGAACAATCGAA
Encoded proteins:
- the Rfk gene encoding riboflavin kinase — encoded protein: MCTENLPYFLSGLVVKGFGRGSKSLGIPTANIEDKVVEALPDDFNTGVYYGWASIDGNVYKMVASIGWNPFYKNEKKTVEVHFLHKFENDFYGKLIKVTFLGYIRPQQDYTSVGELIKAIENDITIAEQQLEQPQNKAYKNNKFFTE
- the LOC143305219 gene encoding 3-oxoacyl-[acyl-carrier-protein] reductase FabG-like — encoded protein: MAFTGKVVLITGASSGIGAATAIHFAQLGAELALSGRNAQNLNAVSEKCKPNKTFMVTGELTNEADVKNIVESVVKHYGKLDILVNNAGVLENGSIENLSLEQHDRIFNVNVRSLMHMTMLAVPHITKTKGNIVNVSSVAGLRAFPGILSYCMSKAAVDQFTRCVALELAPKQVRVNAVNPGVVITNLHKSSGMTDEQLKTFFEGSKQTHALGRPGNTSEIAKAIAYLASDDASFVTGVTLSVDGGRHVMCPR
- the LOC117608729 gene encoding tetratricopeptide repeat protein 27-like, giving the protein MDISNKKKMTDDEIAISLLTNVIEDETVEISHYIKSILNGQYEHVINDELPSRLCTILSDTDNFDKIVNESIKKEDTHNLWLSIGVASLLYFVQCNWTGPQVTGDIEWLKVKRKDVLKDLSLHDECNANVKMPELLYFSKIIFSNKLLQNTHKSCIWWLLRVKLLHQFILNENSGVLYEEAEELIIQINNLPLLKHVYCKTLFYIEAAQFYFYYRRIQQSEKYLELAIEAAKLNLKLEGVLGKRTKYQQEDKAQLFLKVDTGDNQFPSRDCKDLPKSLELNDDVRLEHIKFAENIKNVQLGTIEEAIILAKYTQLQLSQPKDKLTDEELKPYLTAVIDSTKNWSLKMAALYYRCVLEFTDKRAIERSMMQMEYLIHELKNSKVSVTNRIDMFFASGVKPIWHLEQMWAQLMLSLGLVKGALDVFLKLELWEEVVTCYNLLELKHKAEEIIRQEICKKPTPKLWCLLGDTTQDPSFYEIAWKLSNERSSRAQKHWGFFYFTKKNYKEAIPHLKLSVELNNIQEDVWIRLGFAALETEDWKLAVTAYKRYCALEQTTFEAWNNLAKAYIKLGDKPKAWKSLQDAIKCNYDRWQIWDNLMIVSIDLGHFSEVIRCYHRILDLKNHHLDVQILDILTNAILNNINDSEGNPAQRLLPKVLELFGRISSFVHNNSDVWRMYGNLTALKNADTDDEKAVQYLQQAHRAAVSDLKWFQKEESTTKILQLCCTLAEMYLQCASKCEDKKRRTLLGSAKLSLQSVVKKVKDQQWDNDKISTSLQKVEEYLNTVIIELEKMKLNNL
- the mdu gene encoding mitotic spindle positioning protein meduse isoform X2, whose translation is MPQALTSGKLKRTTSTPQILEAVSLTPSTPPLTPKMTNGVISSRTTPTPLRFATAPSQKGLMHRFLATRGKIYKPKSTVNDTLTPPTTPTITLNPLSIKAFNKSLEIQFEPDDEPKKPPVRKGYVPVEEKIQKELHEMKERENELRLMRSQMLAKSQPNLLDIGNDNDSDIYDGSSSLRSGTSSNTLNEDEVEKEAKGKHKPNPRRRSTLIAQWENLIAAKKESNDKNNENDLNF
- the mdu gene encoding mitotic spindle positioning protein meduse isoform X1, producing MKMEAEHRLEQLKKATDRIQKEIEEVTEREHELRNVGSIKTTSHETVDSKVRRMPQALTSGKLKRTTSTPQILEAVSLTPSTPPLTPKMTNGVISSRTTPTPLRFATAPSQKGLMHRFLATRGKIYKPKSTVNDTLTPPTTPTITLNPLSIKAFNKSLEIQFEPDDEPKKPPVRKGYVPVEEKIQKELHEMKERENELRLMRSQMLAKSQPNLLDIGNDNDSDIYDGSSSLRSGTSSNTLNEDEVEKEAKGKHKPNPRRRSTLIAQWENLIAAKKESNDKNNENDLNF